Part of the Arsenicicoccus sp. oral taxon 190 genome, GCACGGCCGCGACTACCCCTTCGCCCGGGGTGGCGAGCGCAGCGTGGCGCGCGGCTACTCCAAGGCGCTGGAGCGGGCGGACCACCTCATCTACATCGAGGACCAGTACCTCTGGTCCGCCGACGTCGCCGAGCAGTTCGTGGAGACCCTGTCCACCAGCCCGGACCTGCACGTCATCGCGGTGCTGCCCCAGATGCCCGACCAGAGCAGCCCACTGTCGCGGATCCCGCAGCTCTACGGCCGGCACAAGGCGCTGGACCTCATCACGCGGGCCGGCGGCGACCGGGTGGCGGCATACGGGCTGGAGAACTCTGCCGGCACGCCGGTCTACGTCCACGCCAAGGTCTGCGTGATGGACGACCGCTGGGCCACGATCGGCTCGGACAACTTCAACCGCCGCTCGTGGACCCACGACTCCGAGCTGTCCGCGGTGGTGTGGGACGACGAGGGCGGCGACCACAGCGCCTACGCCCGTCGCCTGCGGCTGCGCCTCGCGGCGGAGCACCTGGGCCGGGAGCTGTCACCGGACCCGAGCGACGCGGAGCTGGCCGACGTGATGGCCGACTGCCTCACCGCCGAGGGGACGTTCGCGGCGTATGCCGCCTGCGCCCGCCGCCTCGACGAGTGGCACGCCGGGGGCGAGGTGGGGGAGCGACCCCCCGGGCGGCTGCGCCGGCTGGCGCCGGTGGAGCAGGGGCCGGTGACGCGGGCCTGGGCGCGGCTGGTCTACCGCTGGGTGCACGACCCGGACGGCCGACCGGCGCCGCTGCGGCGCGCCGGGAGGTTCTGAGCGGACCCGCAGGGAGCATCCGGGAGGACCCGGCACAATGACTCGCGTGACAGCGCCGGGGGACGAGAGGACCGACATGGATCAGGACGACGCGACGCCGCCGGGGGGCCGTGGGGACGCGGCCGCCGACCCTGGTGACCCGGGGCGGCTGCGAGGCGCGCTCGGCTCGGTCACCCGGACCGTGCGGGCCCGGCTCGACGCGCCGCCGCCGTCGCAGTGGGGCACCCAGGCGGTCGCGCCGACCGTGCACGTGACGGTGCCGGAGCGCTCCGACGACGACGCCAACCCGATCCCCACCGCGGTGCGGGTGGCGGCCGCCTGGAGCTGGCGCCTCATCCTGATCGTCGCGGCGGTCTACCTCGTCGCGCGGGGGCTCGCGGCGGCCCCCATCGTGACGATCCCCTTCGTCGTGGCGCTGCTGCTCACCGCGGTGCTCTCGCCGGTGCAGCGCCGGCTGCACCACGGCGCGCGGGTCCCGCACTCGCTGGCGGCCTTCCTCGCGCTGCTGCTCGGCATCGTCGTGATCGGCGCGATCGTGACCTTCGTGGTCATGCAGATCACGGCCAACTGGCCGCGGATGGCGCAGCAGTTCTCGCAGTTCATCGACCAGACGGCGCAGTGGCTGCGGGCCGGTCCGCTGCACATGAGCGACAAGCAGGTCGAGAAGTACCTCCAGGAGGCCTCCGACACCGTCTCCAAGAACCAGGGCACCCTGCTCTCGGGCGCCATCACCACCGTCTCCACGCTGTCGGAGGTCGTCGCCGGGGGGCTGCTGCTGCTCCTCAGCACCTTCTTCCTGCTGCGCGACGGCGAGGTCATCTGGCGCTGGGTGATCGGGCTGCTGCCCTCGGGCTCGCGGCGCCGGGTCGACCAGGTCGGCCGGGTCGGCTGGCACACCCTCGGTGGCTACATGCGCGGCGTCACCATCATCGCGACGCTGCACGCCACGACCATCTACGTCGTGCTGCACGTGCTCGACGTGCCGATGGCGGTCGCCCTGTCCGTGCTGATCTTCGTGGGCTCCTTCATCCCCCTGATCGGTATGACGGTC contains:
- a CDS encoding AI-2E family transporter, translating into MDQDDATPPGGRGDAAADPGDPGRLRGALGSVTRTVRARLDAPPPSQWGTQAVAPTVHVTVPERSDDDANPIPTAVRVAAAWSWRLILIVAAVYLVARGLAAAPIVTIPFVVALLLTAVLSPVQRRLHHGARVPHSLAAFLALLLGIVVIGAIVTFVVMQITANWPRMAQQFSQFIDQTAQWLRAGPLHMSDKQVEKYLQEASDTVSKNQGTLLSGAITTVSTLSEVVAGGLLLLLSTFFLLRDGEVIWRWVIGLLPSGSRRRVDQVGRVGWHTLGGYMRGVTIIATLHATTIYVVLHVLDVPMAVALSVLIFVGSFIPLIGMTVTGCFCIAVSLIEHGPGAALVVAITIVVLVQLEAHLLQPLIMSRNVEVHPLGVALSVLAGTSIAGVAGALFAVPIVAFANATLRAVNLPLPPTEEARETQARGAAGELSAEGAPD